ATGACATCACTGGTTTCGGTGACGCGCAGGTTCGGCGGCAACATGCGCGTGCGGCGGATCACCGCCTTGATGCGCGCCAGCAGCTCGCGCGGCGAGAACGGCTTGGTGACGTAGTCGTCCGCGCCCATCTCCAGGCCGATGATGCGGTCGGTCTCGTCATCGCGCGCGGTGAGCAGCACTACCGGCACGTGCTTGTGCTTGCCGGCGCGCAGCGTGCGGCACAGTACCAGCCCGTCGTCGCCCGGCATCATGATGTCCAGCACCACCAGGTCGAACGCCGAGGTGTCGAGCTGCGCGAACATCTCGCGACCCTCGGCGGCGCCGCTGGCGCGCAGGCCATTCTTGCGCAGGTAATCCACGATGCCGGTGCGGATGCCGTGGTCGTCATCCACGACCAGGATATGGTCGACGTGTTCCATGCTTTCTCCAGTGGTGGTACCGGCCGTGGTCAACGCTGTCATGCCTTGCCTAGCAGCTCGCGGACCTTTGCTTCCGTCTGATCGTAGTCTCCCTCGCCGACATGGCGATAGACCACGTGACCCTCGCGATCGATCAGGTAGATGGCAGGCCAGAAGCGGTTGCCCCAGGCGTTCCAGATCCGGTTGTCGTTATCCATGGCTACCGGATAACGGATGCCCAGCGTGCTGATGGCCTGCTTCAGGCTGGTCACGTCGCGTTCTTCGTCGTACTCGGGCGTGTGCACGCCCACCACCACCAGCCCGTCGTTGGCATAGCGGTCGTACAGCGCCTTGGTGTGGGGCAGCACGTGCAGGCAGTTGATGCATTCGCGCGTCCAGAACTCCACCAGCACCACCTTGCCACGCAGCTGCTGCGTGGACAGCGGCGAGGAGTTGAGCCAGCGCGTGGCGCCCTCGAAATCGGGCGCCGGCGTGTCGGACCGCGGGGTCTGGGCATGGGCGTCGAGCCAGCCGCCGGGCCAGGCGGCAAACAGGGCGGCCGTGAAGGTCGCGGTGGCGGCAACGAGTTTCAGGAATTTCATGGCGGATTCTCCAGGCATGGGCGGCACGGGCGCCACCGACAGATGCATTGGAGCAAGGTGTCTTGTACCGGGCGTGTCCTCGCCCCCGGCTTTTTGTATCGCTTTGTATCCGTGCGCCGGGCCCGGAAGGGACGACGGTAGCCCGGAATGTATCCGAATGTATCCACCCGTCCGGGTGACACGTTTCGATGCCATCGGGCAGCGGACTCGACACATCACCGATACGCGGCGGGCGTCTCCTAGGCACACCGGCTGATCCACGGCCATGACCACCCCACTTCAGGAGACTGCACCATGTCCGCTACCAACAACACCGTGTCCGCTTCGAACATCCTCTACACCGGCTACACCACCACCGCCGGCGGCCGCGAAGGCCGTGCCGTCAGCGACGACGGCCAGCTCGACGTCAAGCTCTCCACCCCCGGTTCCAACCTGCCGGGCACGAACCCGGAGCAGCTGTTCGGCGCCGGCTGGTCCGCCTGTTTCACCGGCGCCATGCGCCATGCCGCCCGCGCCGCCAGGATCGACTTTCCCCTCGCCACGGCCGTGAGCGCGGAGATCGACCTGGGCCTGGATGCCGACGGTTACTTCCTGCAGGCCCGCCTGCTGGTGTCGCTGCCTGGCCTGGATCGCGCCACCGCCCAGCAGCTGATCGACGCTGCCCACCAGACCTGCCCTTACTCCAAGGCGACGCGCGGGAACATCAACGTCACCATCACGCTCGCCTGACCGGCGAGCGCGACACCGCATCGAGGTACTGTCCATGAAACGCACCCGCACCATCTTCGTTGCCGCCTTCGCCCTGGGCCTTGTCGCCGCGGCCAACGCCGGTAACGCCGCCGACCTTCGTTCGCCCGAGCCGCAAGCGCGAACCACCGAACACGATGGCTCCCTGCCGACATTGGCCAGTGAGGTGCTGCCCATGGAGGGTGCGCGACGTGCGCGGCCATGGCAGACCTCGGTGCTGCCGCGCATCACCGACCACCGGCCCACCGGCCGGCCCGACTGGGACATCGACTATCCGTCGCAACTCGCTCCGCAGGAGCAGCGTTGAGTCGTTCGCCTGATTGACGTGAAGCCCTGGATTCCGGGCGGGTGACGTCATGCGGTACCTGGGGCGGCTAAACGTGCGCTTGACCGTCATCCCCGCGAAGGCGGGGATGACGAATGGGAAGCGAACGGTAGTTGTGTCAGCCGCGCCTACTCCGCCACGCGCGGCGCGCGATGGTCGGTGTTGTTCTGGTGGATCACCAACGCATTGACCTTGCCTTGTGCATCGCGCTCGAAGTCGACCTTCGCATCCACCACGCGCAGGAAGAACTTGTCGCGCGCACTGGCATAGATGGGAAACTCCGGCTGGCCAGTGAGCTGGATGAAGGCCTGCCCATCTCTCGCTGCGATTGTCACCACCGCCTTGGGCGACAGCTGGTAGTGGCCGGCGTAGCTAGACAGAGTGGTGGCATCGAGCTCCACGGTTTTTCCCTCGGACGTGGGAAGCGATCCGCTGGCGAGTCGAGGTGCCGGATAGTCGCCATGCTGATGCAGCACCATGCCACTAACCTTGCCATGGTCATCGCGCGTGAAGCTCAGGCTGATGTCGGACGAGTTAGCGAAGAACTCATCCTTCGCCTCGGGAAACACGGGAAATGCGCTCTGCCCAGTTGCCTGCGCCATCAACTGGTCGTCCTTGCGGAACACAGTAAGAACAAAGCCGGGATGAAGCACGTAGCCGCCCGCGTACTCGTCCAGCTGCTTAGTAGACATCGCCACCTGTTTGTGCGGCGGCGTGAGTGGCGCTTCAGGCTGCAGCACGGCTTGGCCCAGCTCGCCGACCTCCAGGGCGCGGTTCGTGAGCACTACCACCCCATGTCTGCGATCGGCAGTAAAACCCACATAGCTGGCGAAACCGCCGGTCATGCCGCCGTGCTCGATCAGGTCACCGCCATTGATGTGATGAATCATCCAGACCAGACCCAGACGTGCGCTAGCTTTAGGTCCGGCGGCTGCCGGCTTCTGCGCCAGTTCCATGGCGGGATACAAGGGAGTCTTCACCACGCCCATGTTGGCCTTGAGGTAACGCAGCATGTCGTCGGCGGTGCTGACGATGGCGCCTGCGCCGCCCAGCACGCCGATATGCCAGTTCGGCGTGGTCTGGCCTGCACTGTCGTGGCCGCGCGCAAGACCGGCGCGGATGGCGGCATCGAGGTCGGCCGTGCTGTGCGTCATGCCCAGCGGCTTGAGCAGTTGCTCCTGCAGCAGCTTGGCGTAATCGGTGCCCGCATGCACGCCGAGCGCATAACCGAGCAGGCCCACCCCAAGGTTGGAGTACTCGTAGCTGGCACCGGGATCGCGCGGCAGCGTGTAGGAAGCCAGGAAGGCCTTCAGCTTGTCGGCATCGTAGTCCGCATACGGATCCTTGCCGCCAGCGACACGAAGGTTGCCGGGCAAGCGCGGCAGCCCGGAGTTCTGGGACGCCAGGTTGCCCAGCGTGATCTGCTTGCCATCACGCGATGGAATGGTGAACCCAGGCAGCAGCGAAGCGACCGGCGTATCCAGCTGCAGCTTCCCTTCCGTCACTTGCTGCGCCAGCAAGGTCGCCGTGAAGGTCTTGGTGATCGAGCCGATCTCGAAGGCCGTGTCCCCCGCAGGCTTCTGGCCATTGTCCAGCTTGCCGTACGCATAGACCGCGCTGCGATCGCCATCGACCACACCGATGACGAGCACGGGGTATTCGCCGGCCTGGATGTATTGCCGTGCGGCTTCATCAACGCGCTGCGGCAGCAGCGATGCATCGGCAGCCGCGCATGCGGTGGCAAACGACAGGCCCAAAGCAAGCCACATCCTTTTCATCGGAACTCCTTCGCGCGACGGATCGACCAGCGGATGAATGGAACACTCAAGCGTGACGAACCGCGCGAGTGTACACACAACCCTACGTCATCCTGTCGATCACGCGTCGATACGCAAATTCATGCGAAGCCCGTGGCGCGCGCGATCATCAGCAGGCCGGCCACCATGGCGGTCGCGCCAATGGCCCGCACCATCGGCAGGGGTGACGACGCCCATCGCTCGGCGGTGATGGCGATGGTGACCAGCACCATTGCGCGCACATCCATCATTCCCCACGCCAGCAGGATCAGCGTGAGTCCAGCGCAACAGCGTACGCAGTGCAGGCCGTGACGAAGCCCGTGACGCCACGCATGCCGAAGTCCACCAGGCGCATCCATCATGCATGTCCGGCAGCAGGCGAGGCTGCGCTGCTTCCATGCGGTGAACTGAAGCAGACCGGCCAGAAGCGCAACGATGCCGATGGCGAGTGGGACGGCGCGCGACAGTGGCGGCATGGCCATCGCGAGCCAGGCCAGCGCCAGACCCACCGGCACCACCAACAGGCCAAGGGTTATCCAGACCGCGAAGTACGCGGCGCCCACCAGTGCGGTGCTTCGCCAGGGATGGCTGTGTGCCCGGTCAATCTCGGTCCGGTAGTGGCGCCACAGCGTGGGTGTCAATGACGGCAGCATCATCGCGGCCGTCATGACGCTCCACATGCCGAGCAGCGGCGCGGTCACGCCAGCCCAGGTCTGCCCGGGCATGCGCATCCATGCCATCGCCAGCGTCCATCCACCGCGCATCGGCAGCCCCTCCATGTCTGCCATGGAGGAGCACCACGCCAACGTCACTATGGCACTCGCCGCGAACAGCAATGCGATGACAACGATGAAGCCCTTCGGCAGGGTCCGTTCGATTCCGATGATTCGAGATGTTCGTGTGTGCATGGTGCACCTCATTCGGTCAGGCCGTCGCTGCCGCAGTGCTTCTCAACCGCGGTCATATTCGTCATGACGACGCCACCAGATGCCGCTTTCGTTGCGCCCCAGCGGCGCGCGATCCAGCCACTGGTACATGCCCCACACGCCATCCACCCCACGCGCGTAGCTGGAATAGGTGTGATAGACCACGCCATCGTTGAGCACGAAGGCACTCAGGCCCGGGCGATCGCGTGCATAGGTTGGCGCGTCGGTGCCGCACGAGGCGGCGAAGTACGCTACGGGTTCGGGCGTGGGCGTGGCATCCATGGCGTGCCCGCCGCGTTCGAAGTTGTACTGGATCTCGCCGTTGCGCTGCTGCTCTTCGGTAAAGGACACGTTGAAGTCGAAGTTGAACTCGCCCTCCACCGACGACGCCCACGGGAAACTCCAGCCCATGCGGCGACGATAGGCCTGCAGCTTGGCGAGCGGTGCGCGCGACACGGCCCAGAACGCCACGTCGTGATGCTCCAGGTGCGCGACGTTGCCATTGAACCCGTCGGCCACCGCCGAGCACGACGGGCAACCGGCCTTGTAGTCGGGACCGAACATGAAGTGGTACACGAGCAGCTGCGAACGACCCCGGAACAGGTCTTCCAGCGTGGCCGTGCCTTGCTCGGTGTCGAAGCGATAGCTCTTGTCCACCCGTACCCATGGCAGGGCCTGCCGTTGCAGCGCCAGCGCATCGCCACGCCGGGTGTGTTCCTTCTCGGCCTTCAGCAGCGCCATGCGCGCCTTCAGCCAGTCCTCGCGGGTACCCGTGGTATGTGCAGTCATGGTCGTTCTCCTTCGTCAGTGTCATGCGCGCTGCAGGCGATGCGACGCGCCGGTGATGAACCGTGAGCTAGACTGCGGCGGTTCGACCTGACGAGGGGAGTGACAAGTGTGGCGGGATTCCGATGGACTCGTTGATCACGGCCGCCGCCCGCGCACTCGCCGCCGGTGATCCGCTGGGCGCACTGAACCGCGTCGCCTTGCGCGACGACGCGCCCGCGCTTGCCCTGCGCGGCATCGCCATGGCGCAACTGGGCGACCTGGAGCGCTCACGCTCGCTGCTGCGCAGCGCGGCACGCGCGTTCGGCCCGCGCGAGGCCGTGGCCCGCGCACGCTGCGTGGTCGCCGAAGCCGAGGTGGCGCTAGTGTCGCGCGACCTTCGCTGGCCCACCAAGGCACTGGAAATCGCCCAGGCCACGTTGCAATCGCATGGCGACCGCCTGAACGCTGCACATGCACGCTACCTCGCCATACGTCGCCTGCTGTTGATCGGACGTCTGGATGAAGCCGAGCGCGGGCTGGCCACGTTCGATCCCGCGCCATTGCCTGCCGCGCTGCGAACCATCCACGCACTGGCGCTGGCCGGTATCGCGATGCGTCGCCTTCGCGCCGGCGCGGCGCGCGCAGCACTCGCCCAGGCCGCGCGTGACGCGCAGCAGGCCGGCATACCGGCCTTGATCGCCGAAGTGGAGAACGCGTCGCACGCGCTCGATGCACCGGCGGCGCGCCTGATCTCGCGCGGCGTTTCGCGCCTGCTGCGGCTGGAGGAAGTGGAAGCGCTGTCTGCTTCGGGCAAGCTGATGGTCGATGCCTGTCGCCACACCGTGCATGACGGCAACCTCACCGTTCCGCTGGCGCGACGTCCCGTGCTGTTTGCGCTGGCCAGCGCGCTGGCCGAAGCGTGGC
The nucleotide sequence above comes from Dyella telluris. Encoded proteins:
- a CDS encoding response regulator — translated: MEHVDHILVVDDDHGIRTGIVDYLRKNGLRASGAAEGREMFAQLDTSAFDLVVLDIMMPGDDGLVLCRTLRAGKHKHVPVVLLTARDDETDRIIGLEMGADDYVTKPFSPRELLARIKAVIRRTRMLPPNLRVTETSDVIAFGRWRLDTTARHLLDDDGTVVSLSGAEFRLLRVFLDHPQRVLSRDQLLNLTQGRDAELFDRSIDLMVSRLRQRLQDGAREQTYIKTVRSEGYVFSMPVILNGDQP
- a CDS encoding redoxin family protein, whose translation is MKFLKLVAATATFTAALFAAWPGGWLDAHAQTPRSDTPAPDFEGATRWLNSSPLSTQQLRGKVVLVEFWTRECINCLHVLPHTKALYDRYANDGLVVVGVHTPEYDEERDVTSLKQAISTLGIRYPVAMDNDNRIWNAWGNRFWPAIYLIDREGHVVYRHVGEGDYDQTEAKVRELLGKA
- a CDS encoding organic hydroperoxide resistance protein; translated protein: MSATNNTVSASNILYTGYTTTAGGREGRAVSDDGQLDVKLSTPGSNLPGTNPEQLFGAGWSACFTGAMRHAARAARIDFPLATAVSAEIDLGLDADGYFLQARLLVSLPGLDRATAQQLIDAAHQTCPYSKATRGNINVTITLA
- a CDS encoding serine hydrolase encodes the protein MKRMWLALGLSFATACAAADASLLPQRVDEAARQYIQAGEYPVLVIGVVDGDRSAVYAYGKLDNGQKPAGDTAFEIGSITKTFTATLLAQQVTEGKLQLDTPVASLLPGFTIPSRDGKQITLGNLASQNSGLPRLPGNLRVAGGKDPYADYDADKLKAFLASYTLPRDPGASYEYSNLGVGLLGYALGVHAGTDYAKLLQEQLLKPLGMTHSTADLDAAIRAGLARGHDSAGQTTPNWHIGVLGGAGAIVSTADDMLRYLKANMGVVKTPLYPAMELAQKPAAAGPKASARLGLVWMIHHINGGDLIEHGGMTGGFASYVGFTADRRHGVVVLTNRALEVGELGQAVLQPEAPLTPPHKQVAMSTKQLDEYAGGYVLHPGFVLTVFRKDDQLMAQATGQSAFPVFPEAKDEFFANSSDISLSFTRDDHGKVSGMVLHQHGDYPAPRLASGSLPTSEGKTVELDATTLSSYAGHYQLSPKAVVTIAARDGQAFIQLTGQPEFPIYASARDKFFLRVVDAKVDFERDAQGKVNALVIHQNNTDHRAPRVAE
- a CDS encoding DUF2182 domain-containing protein — protein: MRCTMHTRTSRIIGIERTLPKGFIVVIALLFAASAIVTLAWCSSMADMEGLPMRGGWTLAMAWMRMPGQTWAGVTAPLLGMWSVMTAAMMLPSLTPTLWRHYRTEIDRAHSHPWRSTALVGAAYFAVWITLGLLVVPVGLALAWLAMAMPPLSRAVPLAIGIVALLAGLLQFTAWKQRSLACCRTCMMDAPGGLRHAWRHGLRHGLHCVRCCAGLTLILLAWGMMDVRAMVLVTIAITAERWASSPLPMVRAIGATAMVAGLLMIARATGFA
- a CDS encoding DUF899 domain-containing protein; protein product: MTAHTTGTREDWLKARMALLKAEKEHTRRGDALALQRQALPWVRVDKSYRFDTEQGTATLEDLFRGRSQLLVYHFMFGPDYKAGCPSCSAVADGFNGNVAHLEHHDVAFWAVSRAPLAKLQAYRRRMGWSFPWASSVEGEFNFDFNVSFTEEQQRNGEIQYNFERGGHAMDATPTPEPVAYFAASCGTDAPTYARDRPGLSAFVLNDGVVYHTYSSYARGVDGVWGMYQWLDRAPLGRNESGIWWRRHDEYDRG
- a CDS encoding helix-turn-helix domain-containing protein is translated as MDSLITAAARALAAGDPLGALNRVALRDDAPALALRGIAMAQLGDLERSRSLLRSAARAFGPREAVARARCVVAEAEVALVSRDLRWPTKALEIAQATLQSHGDRLNAAHARYLAIRRLLLIGRLDEAERGLATFDPAPLPAALRTIHALALAGIAMRRLRAGAARAALAQAARDAQQAGIPALIAEVENASHALDAPAARLISRGVSRLLRLEEVEALSASGKLMVDACRHTVHDGNLTVPLARRPVLFALASALAEAWPADVSRNELATRAFRTRHIDETHRARLRVEIGRLRSELKELAGVRATTRGFVLEPLHASDVALLAQPVDEKYAALLALLADGESWSSSGLALALGSSQRTVQRTLDALAEAGKVQALGRGRSRRWMTPPVPGFTTALLLPSPLPGN